In the genome of Ignavibacteria bacterium, one region contains:
- the sdhC gene encoding succinate dehydrogenase, cytochrome b556 subunit has translation MQTVDSQLENEKKIKTFDQKNWVSENLSYKKDSGSWAWILHRITGIALIGYLFLHIYSLSPLTEGKAAFDAKMQTFTTPIFMALEWFLFAFVLFHSLNGIRIVIVDWADGARYHKSLYAICWIIGVILFLAMGFVMFSYEMGILAK, from the coding sequence ATGCAGACAGTAGATTCCCAGCTTGAAAACGAAAAAAAGATAAAAACATTCGACCAAAAAAATTGGGTAAGTGAAAATTTAAGCTATAAAAAAGATTCGGGAAGTTGGGCTTGGATTCTACATAGAATTACCGGTATTGCGCTAATCGGTTATCTGTTTCTTCACATTTATTCACTCAGTCCTCTCACAGAAGGCAAAGCAGCTTTCGATGCCAAAATGCAAACTTTTACAACACCGATTTTTATGGCTCTCGAATGGTTCTTATTTGCATTCGTATTATTTCATTCTTTAAATGGAATCAGAATCGTAATTGTTGACTGGGCTGACGGAGCGCGTTATCACAAATCGCTTTATGCAATCTGCTGGATAATTGGTGTGATTTTATTTCTTGCTATGGGATTTGTAATGTTCTCATACGAAATGGGAATTTTAGCAAAATAG
- a CDS encoding histone H1: MDKFSKLQEIIDAMKSDTEKFYTKEQNAAGTRLRKSLNDLKKAASEIRKEIQEIRASRKTKA, from the coding sequence ATGGACAAATTCTCAAAATTACAGGAAATTATTGATGCAATGAAATCCGATACTGAAAAGTTTTATACGAAGGAGCAAAATGCTGCCGGAACGAGATTAAGAAAGTCTTTAAATGACCTTAAAAAAGCTGCTTCTGAAATCAGAAAAGAAATTCAGGAAATAAGAGCTTCAAGAAAAACTAAGGCATAA
- the sdhD gene encoding succinate dehydrogenase, hydrophobic membrane anchor protein has product MYKYTASKNTGSKSWVMQRITGIALVIFMIGHYILMHYHPDSGHTYEAVLSRMQFSWYRIIDLTFIVLAMYHGLNGVWGIFRDYKLKTWQNYTIISLLVVFGLAFTAWGFTIIFSIPYLNDLTSIIPKN; this is encoded by the coding sequence ATGTATAAATATACAGCTTCGAAAAATACCGGCTCAAAAAGCTGGGTTATGCAAAGAATAACAGGAATTGCGCTTGTAATCTTTATGATAGGTCACTATATTTTGATGCATTATCATCCCGATTCGGGACATACTTATGAAGCAGTTCTTTCAAGGATGCAGTTTTCGTGGTATAGAATTATTGACCTTACTTTTATAGTTTTAGCAATGTATCACGGTTTAAATGGTGTTTGGGGAATTTTTCGTGATTACAAATTAAAAACTTGGCAGAATTACACAATTATTTCATTGCTTGTTGTTTTCGGGCTTGCATTTACAGCATGGGGTTTTACAATAATTTTTTCTATTCCTTATTTAAATGACTTAACCTCTATTATACCAAAAAACTAA